In Microbacterium pumilum, the following proteins share a genomic window:
- the merB gene encoding organomercurial lyase produces MTDAESLRLRIYGQLAAEGRVDGVGALAVQFSSTDADIQVLLGELAAQRHLVLAADGIVELAHPFGTRDFGFSVKSDRTLWWGGCAWDSFAIPHLVPHASPALVATTCPNCGAAHAWNVDREHPPEGSQVAHFLTPMAHVWDDVIHACENQRIFCDEVCVDGWLGRTGSRKGSVFDIPTLWRLASHWYDGRLSRGYRRREPVEAATYFRDAGLSGSFWGN; encoded by the coding sequence GTGACCGACGCCGAATCGCTGCGGTTGCGCATCTATGGGCAGCTCGCCGCCGAGGGGAGGGTCGACGGGGTGGGCGCACTGGCCGTTCAGTTCAGCTCTACGGATGCCGACATCCAAGTGCTGCTCGGGGAGCTCGCAGCGCAGCGGCATCTCGTGCTCGCGGCTGACGGAATCGTCGAGCTCGCGCATCCGTTCGGTACGCGGGATTTCGGATTCTCGGTCAAGAGCGACCGAACGCTCTGGTGGGGCGGCTGCGCGTGGGACTCGTTCGCCATTCCTCACCTCGTACCGCACGCGTCCCCCGCGCTCGTCGCCACGACGTGCCCGAACTGCGGGGCGGCGCACGCGTGGAACGTGGATCGCGAGCATCCACCGGAGGGTTCGCAGGTCGCTCACTTCCTGACGCCGATGGCGCACGTCTGGGACGACGTCATCCACGCCTGTGAGAACCAGCGCATCTTCTGCGATGAGGTCTGCGTGGATGGGTGGCTCGGGCGCACCGGCTCTCGGAAGGGCTCGGTCTTCGACATCCCGACGCTCTGGCGGCTCGCCTCGCACTGGTACGACGGCCGGCTGAGCCGGGGCTATCGCCGGCGCGAGCCGGTGGAAGCGGCGACGTACTTTCGCGACGCCGGACTGAGCGGGTCGTTCTGGGGCAACTGA
- a CDS encoding molybdopterin-dependent oxidoreductase, with amino-acid sequence MRITVNGEPIEAEPRPGQCLRTLLREHGHHEVKKGCDAGDCGACAVILDGEPVHSCIIPAVRVEDAHVITAAGLADGDALHPVQEALIEHFGFQCGFCTPGMSVTASTLTGDDLPDLDRRMKGSLCRCTGYRPIRDAITQAVLGPVRETGPALEDGSGRFVSRRPELSERRRVDVSLNDREGPDTPVVERGSAAAETERPDPISTPEHGVGRSVSPEAARRVVQGLEPFTFDTEVPEALVLRVLGSPHAHARIRAIDTSDAVRVPGVIAVFTHHDVPAGRYSTARHQHREDDPDDLRMLDDVVRHIGQRVAAVVAETSAAAEEACRRIRVEYDILPAVFEPEAARQPGAPVIHPGLTAEDRVDDASRNLIAALHDGFGGDVDTALAASEVTVSGTWQTQRVSHAQLETHGSIGWLDDDGRLVIRSSTQVPFLTRDEIAHLFDLPTDRVRVFAARVGGGFGGKQEIFTEDLVALAVLRTGRAVAYEFARTDEFRRASVRHPMRVSISLGASRDGRLTAMKVDVLSDTGAYGNHAIGVLFHACAESLAVYRCPTKRVDAEVVYTNNVPSGAFRGYGLGQVILGIESAMDLLAEELGIDPFALRRLNVIQEGDPLHQTEDEYEADLIWGSYGLDQCLDLAEAAIRRGNGVAAPPGWLVGEGMALGMLSTMAPGGHISHTTATLRPDGSYLLAAGTAEFGNGTTTVHRQIAATVLEVPFERLVLRSSDTDAVRHDTGAFASAGITVAGKALHGACVALRTRMLQIAAGLVEADVAECHLTADGVVTPTGTVDFARIVSAAPADERSEDGLVAEGREFGAQRSLVFNVHAARVAVDPGTGTVRVLQSVHAADAGFVMNPAQCRGQVEGGTAQGIGSALYEELFIEDGQIVNPVFRQYRVPQFADVPVTEVYFAETSDDLGPFGAKSMSESPYNPVAPAIGNAISRAIGTRVFEQPFSRDRVWRAVRDAS; translated from the coding sequence TTGAGAATCACAGTCAACGGCGAGCCGATCGAGGCCGAGCCACGTCCGGGGCAGTGCCTGCGCACGCTCCTGCGCGAACACGGTCATCACGAGGTGAAGAAGGGCTGCGACGCCGGCGACTGCGGCGCCTGCGCCGTCATCCTCGACGGCGAGCCGGTGCATTCGTGCATCATCCCCGCCGTCCGGGTCGAGGATGCGCACGTCATCACGGCGGCAGGGCTCGCGGACGGCGATGCGCTGCATCCCGTGCAGGAGGCGCTCATCGAGCACTTCGGGTTCCAATGCGGCTTCTGCACACCCGGCATGAGCGTGACGGCCTCGACCCTGACGGGGGACGACCTGCCTGACCTCGACCGGCGCATGAAGGGGAGCCTCTGCCGCTGCACCGGGTACCGCCCGATCCGCGACGCGATCACTCAGGCAGTCCTCGGCCCGGTGCGCGAGACGGGGCCCGCTCTTGAGGATGGCTCAGGGCGTTTCGTCTCGCGCAGACCCGAACTGAGCGAGCGCCGGCGAGTCGACGTGTCGCTCAACGACCGGGAGGGGCCTGACACCCCGGTCGTTGAGCGAGGGAGCGCAGCGGCCGAGACGGAACGCCCCGACCCGATCTCGACGCCTGAGCACGGCGTCGGCCGATCCGTTTCTCCCGAGGCCGCCCGCCGTGTCGTGCAGGGCCTCGAGCCGTTCACGTTCGACACCGAGGTGCCCGAGGCCCTCGTGCTGCGGGTGCTCGGCTCGCCGCATGCGCACGCGCGCATCAGGGCGATCGACACCTCCGACGCGGTCCGCGTGCCCGGAGTCATCGCCGTGTTCACCCATCACGATGTGCCGGCGGGCCGGTACTCGACCGCTCGGCATCAGCATCGTGAGGACGATCCCGATGACCTCCGGATGCTCGACGACGTCGTGCGGCACATCGGCCAGCGCGTCGCGGCGGTCGTCGCCGAGACCAGCGCGGCCGCCGAGGAGGCGTGCCGGCGGATCCGGGTCGAGTACGACATCCTGCCCGCGGTCTTCGAGCCCGAAGCTGCGCGCCAGCCCGGTGCGCCCGTCATCCATCCGGGGCTCACCGCCGAAGATCGTGTGGACGATGCCTCCCGCAACCTCATCGCCGCACTCCACGACGGGTTCGGGGGCGACGTCGACACGGCGCTCGCGGCGAGCGAGGTGACCGTGAGCGGCACGTGGCAGACCCAGCGCGTCTCGCACGCGCAGCTCGAGACGCACGGTTCGATCGGCTGGCTGGACGACGACGGCCGGCTCGTCATCCGCTCGAGCACACAGGTGCCCTTCCTCACGCGCGACGAGATCGCGCACCTCTTCGATCTGCCGACCGATCGCGTGCGCGTGTTCGCCGCTCGGGTCGGGGGCGGGTTCGGCGGCAAGCAGGAGATCTTCACCGAAGACCTGGTCGCCCTCGCGGTGCTTCGCACCGGACGCGCGGTGGCCTACGAGTTCGCGCGCACCGATGAGTTCCGCCGCGCGTCGGTGCGGCATCCGATGCGCGTCTCGATCTCGCTCGGAGCCTCGCGCGACGGCCGGCTCACGGCGATGAAGGTCGATGTGCTCAGCGACACGGGAGCGTACGGCAACCATGCGATCGGCGTGCTCTTCCATGCGTGCGCCGAGTCGTTGGCGGTGTACCGCTGCCCGACCAAGCGTGTCGACGCCGAGGTGGTGTACACGAACAACGTCCCGTCCGGAGCCTTCCGCGGCTATGGCCTCGGGCAGGTGATCCTGGGCATCGAGTCCGCGATGGACCTGCTCGCCGAAGAGCTCGGCATCGACCCATTCGCATTGCGCCGGCTCAACGTGATCCAGGAGGGCGACCCGCTGCACCAGACCGAAGACGAGTACGAAGCCGACCTGATCTGGGGCAGCTACGGGCTCGACCAGTGCCTCGACCTCGCCGAGGCCGCGATCCGGCGGGGCAACGGGGTGGCGGCGCCACCCGGCTGGCTGGTCGGCGAGGGCATGGCGCTCGGGATGCTGTCGACCATGGCTCCGGGCGGCCACATCTCGCACACCACGGCCACCCTGCGGCCCGACGGCTCGTACCTGCTCGCGGCAGGCACGGCCGAGTTCGGCAACGGCACGACGACCGTGCACCGGCAGATCGCGGCGACGGTGCTCGAGGTGCCGTTCGAGCGTCTCGTGCTGCGAAGCTCCGACACCGACGCCGTGCGTCACGACACGGGTGCCTTCGCCTCGGCGGGGATCACGGTCGCCGGCAAGGCATTGCACGGCGCGTGCGTCGCGCTGCGCACCCGGATGCTGCAGATCGCGGCCGGCCTTGTGGAAGCGGATGTCGCCGAGTGCCACCTCACGGCCGATGGCGTGGTGACCCCTACAGGCACCGTCGACTTCGCACGGATCGTCTCGGCCGCTCCGGCCGACGAGCGATCCGAGGACGGTCTCGTGGCCGAGGGACGCGAGTTCGGCGCGCAACGGTCGCTGGTCTTCAACGTTCACGCCGCCCGGGTCGCGGTCGACCCCGGCACCGGCACGGTGCGCGTCCTGCAGTCGGTGCACGCGGCCGACGCCGGATTCGTCATGAACCCCGCGCAGTGCCGCGGTCAGGTGGAGGGCGGCACGGCGCAGGGCATCGGCAGCGCGCTGTACGAGGAGCTGTTCATCGAGGACGGGCAGATCGTGAACCCGGTGTTCCGCCAGTACCGCGTGCCGCAGTTCGCGGATGTGCCGGTGACCGAGGTGTACTTCGCCGAGACCTCCGACGATCTGGGTCCCTTCGGCGCGAAGTCGATGAGCGAGTCGCCCTACAACCCGGTCGCACCGGCGATCGGCAACGCCATCTCGCGGGCGATCGGCACGCGCGTGTTCGAGCAGCCGTTCTCGCGCGACCGGGTATGGCGCGCCGTGCGCGACGCGAGCTGA
- a CDS encoding nucleotidyltransferase family protein, with protein MRVCGLVLAAGGGTRYGRPKGLVRGADGVPWVARAVDVLRDGGCDGVVVLVGAAGDEVAALVPEWASVVTVADWADGLAATLRAGLATASTEGWDAVAITPVDTPDAAPAAVARVLGALRGRSPLVQAVYGGVPGHPVAIARSHFAPLAEALDGDRGARPYLAAHGVVEVECADLWSGEDVDRP; from the coding sequence ATGCGCGTCTGCGGACTCGTCCTCGCCGCGGGTGGCGGGACACGGTACGGGCGTCCGAAGGGCCTCGTGCGCGGTGCGGACGGTGTTCCGTGGGTCGCGAGGGCCGTCGACGTGCTCCGCGACGGAGGCTGCGACGGGGTGGTCGTCCTCGTCGGCGCGGCGGGCGACGAGGTAGCGGCGCTCGTGCCTGAGTGGGCGTCGGTGGTGACCGTCGCGGACTGGGCTGACGGTCTTGCCGCGACGCTGCGGGCGGGTCTCGCCACGGCGTCGACGGAGGGGTGGGATGCCGTCGCGATCACCCCCGTCGACACTCCGGATGCGGCGCCCGCAGCCGTGGCGCGGGTTCTCGGCGCGCTGCGGGGACGTTCGCCGCTCGTGCAGGCGGTGTACGGCGGCGTGCCCGGGCATCCGGTCGCGATTGCGCGCTCGCACTTCGCGCCCCTGGCGGAGGCGCTCGACGGCGACCGCGGCGCCCGCCCGTACCTCGCCGCGCATGGAGTCGTCGAGGTGGAGTGCGCCGACCTCTGGTCGGGGGAGGACGTCGACCGTCCGTGA
- a CDS encoding FAD binding domain-containing protein has protein sequence MDIDTVTTYRRARGRADLALAPGEVLLAGGTWLMSEPQPEATGFVDLTTLDWPDLEVTEAGLRIGATCTIAQLVAWAQGRAATDAAPLPPSWTATSMIPDAANALLASYKIWNTATVGGNVCRSFSAGAMVSLAAGLDGLAVVWTADGGERRLPVAELMTGNGTNSLKRGDVLRAVELPAFALRSRALLRKIALAELGRSGAVVTGRVDEDGSAVFGVTAATLVPVVLRYPALPDSATLAADIAAAPGYYTDPLGVADWRRGVSGVLAEAIRQELAA, from the coding sequence GTGGACATCGACACCGTCACCACCTACCGTCGCGCGCGCGGCCGCGCCGACCTCGCGCTCGCGCCGGGCGAAGTGCTGCTCGCCGGGGGCACGTGGCTGATGAGCGAGCCGCAGCCCGAAGCGACGGGTTTCGTAGACCTGACGACTCTCGACTGGCCCGACCTCGAAGTGACCGAGGCGGGCCTGCGCATCGGAGCGACCTGCACGATCGCGCAGCTCGTGGCGTGGGCGCAGGGAAGGGCGGCGACGGATGCCGCGCCGCTGCCCCCGTCGTGGACCGCGACGTCCATGATCCCGGATGCCGCCAACGCCCTCCTCGCGTCGTACAAGATCTGGAACACCGCGACCGTCGGCGGCAACGTATGCCGCTCGTTCTCGGCGGGCGCCATGGTCTCACTGGCCGCGGGCCTGGACGGCCTGGCCGTGGTCTGGACCGCCGACGGAGGCGAGCGCCGCCTGCCGGTCGCGGAGCTCATGACAGGCAACGGCACGAACAGCCTCAAGCGTGGTGACGTGCTGCGGGCGGTCGAGCTCCCCGCATTCGCTCTGCGCTCTCGAGCGCTTCTGCGCAAGATCGCGCTCGCCGAGCTCGGCCGGTCGGGCGCTGTCGTCACAGGTCGGGTCGACGAGGACGGGAGCGCGGTCTTCGGCGTCACGGCGGCGACGCTCGTGCCGGTGGTGCTGCGGTATCCGGCGCTTCCCGACTCGGCGACCCTGGCGGCCGATATCGCCGCCGCACCGGGCTATTACACCGACCCGCTCGGCGTCGCCGACTGGCGCCGCGGGGTCTCGGGCGTGCTCGCCGAGGCGATTCGCCAGGAGCTCGCGGCATGA
- a CDS encoding XdhC family protein yields the protein MLELAHELLPLLRAGADVAVVTVTRVARSAPRGVGASMAVTRECRVIGSISGGCVESEAVSLALAVLATGQPRAASFGYSDEAAHAAGLACGGSVDVIAHRLNAADGDALEALDGAASDRAVTVSLDLASGAVTLVDDVDPLSPRARSPLGRAVAYRESRVLPSPDDLLVLSQAPRPRLIILGAGEHAAALCRVAAAAGFAVSVCDTWELMATPERFPDAVEVVVAPPHEYLADLDPATLDARTAVCVLTHDERVDIPALKVALGLPVGFVGAMGARSTVAHRMTLLRAAGVDEVTLARLHSPLGLDLGGSSPLESAVAVVAEIVASRYGGPGAPLRETEGPLHRSNSADDAGTPASCTPKTTAPSA from the coding sequence ATGCTGGAACTGGCGCACGAGCTGCTGCCGCTGTTGCGCGCGGGCGCCGACGTCGCTGTCGTCACGGTGACGCGCGTGGCACGCAGCGCACCGCGCGGCGTCGGCGCCTCGATGGCGGTCACGCGCGAGTGTCGCGTCATCGGCTCCATCTCGGGCGGATGCGTCGAGTCCGAGGCAGTGAGCCTCGCCCTCGCGGTGCTCGCCACCGGTCAGCCCCGCGCAGCCTCATTCGGCTACTCCGACGAAGCCGCCCACGCCGCCGGTCTCGCGTGCGGCGGATCGGTGGACGTGATCGCCCACCGACTGAACGCGGCCGACGGCGACGCCCTTGAAGCGCTCGACGGGGCCGCCTCCGACCGCGCCGTCACGGTCAGCCTCGACCTTGCGTCCGGAGCCGTGACGCTGGTCGACGATGTCGATCCGCTCAGCCCACGTGCCCGATCGCCGCTCGGTCGCGCCGTCGCATACCGCGAGAGCCGGGTCCTTCCGAGTCCTGACGACCTGCTCGTGCTCTCGCAGGCTCCGCGTCCGCGCCTCATCATCCTCGGCGCCGGTGAACATGCCGCCGCGCTGTGCCGGGTCGCCGCCGCGGCCGGGTTCGCGGTGTCGGTCTGCGACACGTGGGAGCTCATGGCAACCCCCGAACGCTTCCCCGACGCCGTGGAGGTCGTCGTGGCGCCCCCTCACGAATACCTCGCCGACCTCGACCCCGCGACGCTCGACGCCCGCACGGCGGTATGCGTGCTCACGCACGACGAGCGGGTCGACATCCCCGCGCTGAAGGTCGCGCTCGGCCTGCCGGTCGGCTTCGTCGGTGCGATGGGCGCGCGTTCGACCGTCGCCCATCGGATGACCCTGCTGCGCGCCGCCGGCGTCGACGAGGTGACCCTCGCACGACTGCACTCACCTCTCGGCCTCGACCTGGGCGGCTCGAGCCCGCTCGAGTCGGCGGTTGCCGTCGTCGCCGAGATCGTCGCCTCACGCTACGGCGGGCCGGGGGCACCCCTGCGCGAGACCGAAGGACCCCTCCACCGATCGAACAGCGCGGACGATGCCGGGACCCCGGCATCCTGCACCCCCAAGACGACGGCCCCGTCCGCCTGA
- a CDS encoding 8-oxoguanine deaminase — translation MRTIIEGGYVATVDPSGAEHATGHVVIDDGVISAVGAGPASDDLRPGAEIVDATGCLVTPGLINTHHHLYQWLTRGYAQDAILFDWLTALYPLWSRIDAGLTGAGAAGAMAVLARSGCTTVGDHHYIFPKGSGDIVGAIVESADRVGVRLHATRGSMDLGASQGGLPPDFAVETTDAALAASQEAVERYHDPSFGSLVHVAIAPCSPFSVTADLLREAAQLARSLGVRLHTHASETVEEDAYCAERFGKTPTQYLEDLGWLGDDVWMAHCVHLDDVAIARYAATGTGVAHCPSSNARLASGIAPVRDLLRAGVPVGLGVDGAASNESGQLGIEIREAVLMNRLRTGADSFSVRAGLQVATMGGARVLGRDTEIGSLEAGKVADIAVWRVDGVEHAGILDPVAALGLGAMPPLHRLFVGGRPVVVEGSLVTVEEQVIAEEVAAASLELAERL, via the coding sequence GTGCGCACCATCATCGAAGGCGGCTACGTCGCGACCGTCGATCCGTCAGGTGCCGAGCACGCCACGGGCCACGTCGTGATCGATGACGGCGTCATCTCGGCGGTGGGCGCCGGTCCGGCATCCGACGATCTCCGCCCCGGCGCCGAGATCGTCGATGCGACCGGGTGCCTCGTCACCCCCGGCCTCATCAACACCCACCACCACCTGTACCAGTGGCTGACCCGCGGCTACGCGCAGGATGCGATCCTGTTCGACTGGCTCACGGCCCTGTACCCGCTGTGGTCGCGCATCGATGCGGGCCTCACGGGCGCCGGCGCGGCGGGAGCGATGGCGGTCCTGGCGCGGTCGGGCTGCACCACAGTGGGCGACCACCACTACATCTTCCCGAAGGGCTCGGGGGACATCGTCGGGGCGATCGTCGAATCCGCCGATCGTGTCGGAGTGCGGCTCCACGCCACGCGCGGCTCTATGGACCTCGGCGCCTCGCAGGGCGGTCTGCCGCCCGACTTCGCCGTCGAGACGACGGATGCTGCGCTCGCCGCATCGCAGGAGGCCGTCGAGCGGTACCACGACCCCTCGTTCGGCTCGCTCGTGCACGTCGCGATCGCCCCGTGCTCACCCTTCTCGGTGACCGCCGATCTGCTGCGCGAAGCGGCGCAGCTCGCCCGCTCGCTCGGCGTTCGGCTGCATACGCACGCGTCCGAGACGGTCGAGGAGGACGCGTACTGCGCGGAGCGCTTCGGCAAGACCCCCACGCAGTACCTCGAAGACCTCGGCTGGCTCGGCGACGATGTCTGGATGGCGCACTGCGTGCACCTCGACGACGTCGCCATCGCGCGCTACGCCGCGACGGGCACCGGCGTCGCGCACTGCCCGTCGTCGAACGCACGGCTCGCCTCGGGCATCGCCCCGGTGCGCGACCTGCTGCGCGCGGGAGTGCCGGTGGGACTCGGGGTGGACGGCGCCGCGTCGAACGAGTCGGGTCAGCTCGGCATCGAGATCCGCGAGGCCGTGCTGATGAATCGCCTGCGCACCGGCGCCGACTCGTTCAGCGTGCGCGCCGGCCTGCAGGTCGCGACGATGGGCGGTGCCCGGGTGCTCGGGCGCGACACCGAGATCGGCTCGCTCGAAGCGGGCAAGGTCGCCGACATCGCAGTGTGGCGGGTCGACGGCGTCGAGCATGCCGGCATCCTGGACCCTGTGGCCGCACTCGGCCTCGGCGCGATGCCGCCCCTGCACCGCCTCTTCGTGGGCGGCCGTCCGGTCGTCGTCGAGGGCTCTCTCGTCACCGTCGAAGAGCAGGTCATCGCCGAAGAGGTCGCGGCAGCCTCGCTCGAGCTGGCGGAACGGCTCTAG
- a CDS encoding HNH endonuclease signature motif containing protein — MTNLADALERISGELSTVVSEAFASDAVSAMSDAEILEIMAAAAGVARSAEALMIETTGEVDERSDRATIDVRMTTRFGCRSVIELVQRTTRVSKHTASDFLAAGRAMHRNVAPSSGEILPSDLPQMREAMAAGHVGLDAVMAVSKPLLLCSAGRTAILAADEELASSARGEGADAAPPACADDLRALATVWAMYLDQDGAEPRERQAMRKRGVTVGVCRDHLVPIRGHLLPEVAGQLQRIFDSILNPKADGASSPGGPTFVESDVSDLDAPRVPIADTRSRAQKQHDALATALTTLAASGGLPTLGGAAPTLVVSVRAEDVAEGRGFAHISGCDEPISLTSARHIACSGAVQRILLSPDGRIVAIGTMERVFNHHQRRAIGVRDGGCVIPGCHVSAEWCEIHHVTGHAVGGATDTDNGVLLCWFHHRTIDSSGWQIRMNHGVPEVRGPSWWDSKQRWRPVTKSPTRMRERVARRM, encoded by the coding sequence ATGACAAACCTCGCCGACGCCCTCGAGAGGATCAGCGGCGAGCTCTCGACGGTGGTGAGCGAGGCGTTCGCGAGTGATGCGGTGAGCGCGATGTCCGACGCCGAGATCCTGGAGATCATGGCGGCGGCCGCGGGGGTCGCTCGCAGCGCGGAGGCGCTGATGATCGAGACGACCGGCGAGGTCGACGAGCGATCGGATCGAGCCACGATCGATGTGCGGATGACGACGCGGTTCGGCTGTCGGTCTGTCATCGAGCTCGTGCAACGCACCACCCGTGTCTCGAAGCACACGGCGAGCGACTTCCTCGCCGCTGGTCGTGCCATGCATCGAAACGTCGCCCCGAGCAGCGGCGAGATTCTGCCGTCCGACCTTCCGCAGATGCGCGAGGCGATGGCGGCCGGTCATGTCGGCCTCGACGCCGTGATGGCGGTCTCCAAGCCACTGCTGCTGTGCTCCGCGGGTCGGACCGCGATTCTCGCCGCCGATGAAGAACTCGCATCGAGCGCGCGCGGCGAGGGAGCGGATGCAGCACCTCCAGCGTGCGCCGACGACCTCCGCGCCCTCGCCACCGTGTGGGCGATGTACCTCGATCAAGACGGCGCCGAACCTCGTGAGAGGCAGGCGATGCGCAAGCGCGGCGTGACCGTCGGTGTGTGCCGGGATCACCTCGTCCCGATCCGCGGCCATCTGCTCCCCGAGGTCGCCGGGCAGCTGCAGCGGATCTTCGACAGCATCCTCAATCCCAAAGCCGACGGTGCTTCGTCGCCGGGCGGCCCGACCTTCGTCGAGTCCGACGTTTCAGATCTCGATGCACCGCGCGTCCCCATCGCCGACACGCGCTCACGCGCGCAGAAGCAGCACGATGCCCTCGCGACCGCATTGACCACGCTGGCCGCGTCCGGAGGTCTTCCCACGCTCGGCGGAGCGGCGCCGACGCTCGTTGTCTCGGTTCGGGCTGAGGATGTCGCCGAGGGCCGCGGGTTCGCGCACATCAGTGGCTGCGACGAACCGATCTCGCTCACGTCTGCGCGCCACATCGCCTGCTCAGGCGCGGTGCAGCGGATCCTCCTCAGCCCTGACGGCCGGATCGTGGCGATCGGCACCATGGAGCGAGTGTTCAACCACCACCAGCGACGGGCGATCGGCGTTCGCGACGGTGGCTGCGTCATCCCGGGCTGCCATGTCAGCGCAGAGTGGTGTGAGATCCACCATGTGACAGGGCATGCGGTGGGCGGCGCCACCGACACCGACAACGGGGTGCTGCTCTGCTGGTTCCATCACCGCACGATCGATTCGAGCGGGTGGCAGATCCGGATGAACCACGGTGTTCCCGAGGTTCGCGGCCCGTCGTGGTGGGATTCGAAACAGCGATGGCGGCCCGTGACGAAGTCGCCGACCCGCATGCGCGAGCGCGTCGCGCGACGGATGTGA